Proteins encoded in a region of the Thermomicrobiales bacterium genome:
- a CDS encoding DinB family protein produces MAVEQPNAGGPARQRLNALDLPVEDLDNDSLIVRLQMTVNHLSRWLTPITDKQLLMHSARRGEKSVFELLQELRDTEQVAFARMNAIANSINPDLDKLPDPRYFAEKDKPGFDRSPLSVLAQFRRLRQSTCALLRSLPDNAWKRVGTSRLEHDWQIRTLAEYLAENDTRILHLIDVQLHTTGVRQNINDVSGVHLTDLMTIYPVRQRIR; encoded by the coding sequence ATGGCGGTCGAACAGCCCAACGCCGGTGGACCGGCACGTCAACGTCTCAACGCATTGGATCTTCCGGTCGAGGATCTGGACAACGATTCACTCATCGTGCGTCTCCAGATGACCGTCAATCATCTCTCCCGCTGGTTGACGCCGATCACAGACAAGCAACTGCTCATGCATAGCGCTCGCCGGGGTGAGAAGTCGGTCTTCGAGCTGCTGCAGGAGTTGCGCGACACCGAGCAAGTCGCATTTGCGCGCATGAACGCCATTGCCAACAGCATCAACCCCGATCTGGACAAGCTGCCGGACCCGCGCTATTTCGCCGAGAAGGACAAGCCGGGTTTCGACCGCTCTCCCCTGTCGGTTCTGGCGCAGTTTCGCCGGTTACGGCAGAGCACCTGCGCTCTCCTGCGCAGCCTGCCGGACAATGCCTGGAAGCGAGTTGGCACCAGCCGTTTGGAACACGACTGGCAGATTCGCACCCTCGCGGAGTATTTGGCCGAGAACGACACCCGCATCTTGCACTTGATCGATGTCCAGCTGCACACAACCGGGGTTCGGCAGAACATCAACGATGTTTCCGGAGTGCATCTGACCGATTTGATGACGATCTACCCCGTCCGGCAGCGGATCCGGTAG
- a CDS encoding nuclear transport factor 2 family protein gives MSLSYRETAIAEILAREFFAAIDARDPKRLLATLADHATFRALPHSAPIRPADEIVSYFGTVVSSYPEAHWEVS, from the coding sequence GTGAGCCTGTCGTATCGGGAAACCGCTATCGCCGAGATTCTGGCTCGCGAGTTCTTCGCGGCCATCGATGCGCGCGACCCGAAGCGCTTGTTGGCCACACTGGCGGATCACGCCACCTTCCGCGCGCTGCCGCACTCTGCCCCGATTCGCCCGGCGGATGAGATCGTTTCGTATTTCGGCACCGTGGTGTCGTCCTATCCGGAAGCGCATTGGGAGGTGAGCG
- a CDS encoding DinB family protein, with the protein MEPSRRSREQILEDLAGFPDDLRRLLFSAHDEDDLYRPGSDGGWGIVEILPHLRDWEEIYLERARRIAEDDQPDIPGYDDALWPIERDYRGQDPREVFDEFADLRHEHVEYLMTLPLDAWDRIGNHSLYGEITLGWMEDHLCDHDSEHLDQAREVLAG; encoded by the coding sequence ATGGAACCATCCCGACGTTCGCGCGAGCAGATTCTGGAAGACCTCGCTGGCTTTCCAGACGATCTGCGCAGGCTGTTGTTTTCCGCGCATGATGAGGACGATCTCTACCGCCCGGGAAGTGACGGCGGTTGGGGCATCGTCGAAATCCTTCCCCATCTTCGGGATTGGGAAGAGATCTACCTCGAGCGGGCGCGCCGCATCGCCGAGGATGATCAGCCCGATATTCCAGGGTATGACGATGCACTCTGGCCGATCGAGCGGGACTACCGCGGGCAAGACCCGCGCGAGGTATTCGACGAATTCGCCGATCTGCGACACGAGCATGTCGAGTACCTCATGACCCTGCCGCTCGATGCGTGGGACCGGATCGGAAATCACAGCCTCTACGGTGAAATAACGCTCGGGTGGATGGAAGACCATCTGTGCGATCATGATTCCGAACACCTCGACCAGGCGCGCGAGGTTCTTGCGGGATAA
- a CDS encoding M67 family metallopeptidase: MSAKPTDPVDPATTVEHPMPANDPFRPLVIPATMRQEIVRHVAGWLPYEGCGLVATERLSEHDRGVHFFPGTNIDRSPVRYTMDPCEVIAAMKVMRSHGWQFGAIVHSHPSSPPTISATDAREAYYPDVRLIIVSFLHGEPEFGCWAQRPDPESPVFLPVPLVFVNR, encoded by the coding sequence ATGAGCGCCAAGCCCACCGATCCGGTCGATCCGGCGACAACTGTAGAGCATCCGATGCCTGCGAACGATCCGTTTCGCCCACTGGTGATTCCTGCCACCATGCGGCAGGAGATCGTACGCCATGTAGCAGGCTGGCTACCGTACGAGGGTTGCGGGCTGGTTGCCACGGAACGCCTGTCCGAGCACGACCGAGGCGTTCATTTCTTTCCCGGAACCAACATCGATCGATCCCCCGTTCGGTACACGATGGACCCATGTGAAGTCATCGCCGCAATGAAGGTGATGCGTTCGCATGGCTGGCAGTTCGGCGCGATCGTGCACAGTCATCCGTCATCGCCGCCGACGATCTCCGCCACAGATGCGCGTGAGGCGTATTACCCGGATGTGCGGCTGATCATCGTCTCGTTTCTGCACGGCGAACCGGAGTTTGGGTGTTGGGCGCAGCGCCCTGATCCGGAGTCCCCCGTCTTTCTGCCTGTCCCGCTGGTTTTCGTCAATCGATAA